A window of Choloepus didactylus isolate mChoDid1 chromosome 21, mChoDid1.pri, whole genome shotgun sequence contains these coding sequences:
- the EPO gene encoding erythropoietin isoform X3 — protein MGVREWPALLLLPSLLLPLLGLPVLESPPCHICDSQILERYLLEAKEAENVTAGYADSCGLSENITVPDPKVNFYTWKRMEVGQQALEVWQGLSLLSEAILRGRALLANSSQASETLRLHVDKAVSSLRSLTSLLRALGAQKEAVSLPDAAPTAPLQTFTVDTLCKLFRIYSNFLRGKLKLYTGEACRREDR, from the exons ATGGGGGTGCGCG AATGGCCTGCCCTGCTCCTTCTGCCCTCCCTGCTGCTGCCTCTTCTGGGCCTCCCGGTCCTGGAGTCCCCGCCATGCCACATCTGTGACAGCCAAATCCTGGAGAGGTACCTCCTGGAGGCCAAGGAGGCCGAGAATGTCACG GCGGGCTATGCAGACAGCTGCGGCTTGAGTGAGAATATCACAGTCCCGGACCCCAAGGTTAACTTCTACACCTGGAAGAGGATGGAG GTTGGGCAGCAGGCCCTGGAGGTCTGGCAGGgcctgtccctgctctcagaggCCATCCTGCGGGGCCGGGCCTTGTTAGCCAACTCCTCGCAGGCGTCGGAGACCCTGCGGCTCCACGTGGACAAAGCTGTCAGCAGCCTGCGCAGCCTCACCTCCCTGCTCCGGGCGCTGGGAGCCCAG AAGGAAGCTGTCTCCCTTCCAGATGCAGCCCCCACTGCTCCACTCCAAACATTCACTGTTGATACTTTGTGCAAACTTTTCCGAATCTACTCCAATTTCCTTCGGGGAAAGCTGAAGCTGTACACAGGGGAGGCCTGCAGGAGAGAGGACAGGTGA
- the EPO gene encoding erythropoietin isoform X2, whose translation MGVRAWPPFLEWPALLLLPSLLLPLLGLPVLESPPCHICDSQILERYLLEAKEAENVTAGYADSCGLSENITVPDPKVNFYTWKRMEVGQQALEVWQGLSLLSEAILRGRALLANSSQASETLRLHVDKAVSSLRSLTSLLRALGAQKEAVSLPDAAPTAPLQTFTVDTLCKLFRIYSNFLRGKLKLYTGEACRREDR comes from the exons ATGGGGGTGCGCG CCTGGCCCCCTTTTCTAGAATGGCCTGCCCTGCTCCTTCTGCCCTCCCTGCTGCTGCCTCTTCTGGGCCTCCCGGTCCTGGAGTCCCCGCCATGCCACATCTGTGACAGCCAAATCCTGGAGAGGTACCTCCTGGAGGCCAAGGAGGCCGAGAATGTCACG GCGGGCTATGCAGACAGCTGCGGCTTGAGTGAGAATATCACAGTCCCGGACCCCAAGGTTAACTTCTACACCTGGAAGAGGATGGAG GTTGGGCAGCAGGCCCTGGAGGTCTGGCAGGgcctgtccctgctctcagaggCCATCCTGCGGGGCCGGGCCTTGTTAGCCAACTCCTCGCAGGCGTCGGAGACCCTGCGGCTCCACGTGGACAAAGCTGTCAGCAGCCTGCGCAGCCTCACCTCCCTGCTCCGGGCGCTGGGAGCCCAG AAGGAAGCTGTCTCCCTTCCAGATGCAGCCCCCACTGCTCCACTCCAAACATTCACTGTTGATACTTTGTGCAAACTTTTCCGAATCTACTCCAATTTCCTTCGGGGAAAGCTGAAGCTGTACACAGGGGAGGCCTGCAGGAGAGAGGACAGGTGA
- the EPO gene encoding erythropoietin isoform X1, producing the protein MNEGNGGRAPGLRRLGSGGKAGRRGAGCVPLTNLFLSCPPPPHSAWPPFLEWPALLLLPSLLLPLLGLPVLESPPCHICDSQILERYLLEAKEAENVTAGYADSCGLSENITVPDPKVNFYTWKRMEVGQQALEVWQGLSLLSEAILRGRALLANSSQASETLRLHVDKAVSSLRSLTSLLRALGAQKEAVSLPDAAPTAPLQTFTVDTLCKLFRIYSNFLRGKLKLYTGEACRREDR; encoded by the exons atgaatgaaggcaaCGGAGGCCGAGCCCCAGGGCTCCGGAGGTTGGGGTCAGGAGGGAAAGCGGGGCGCAGAGGAGCAGGATGTGTCCCCCTCACCAACCTTTTCCTCTCCTGCCCGCCTCCCCCTCACTCAGCCTGGCCCCCTTTTCTAGAATGGCCTGCCCTGCTCCTTCTGCCCTCCCTGCTGCTGCCTCTTCTGGGCCTCCCGGTCCTGGAGTCCCCGCCATGCCACATCTGTGACAGCCAAATCCTGGAGAGGTACCTCCTGGAGGCCAAGGAGGCCGAGAATGTCACG GCGGGCTATGCAGACAGCTGCGGCTTGAGTGAGAATATCACAGTCCCGGACCCCAAGGTTAACTTCTACACCTGGAAGAGGATGGAG GTTGGGCAGCAGGCCCTGGAGGTCTGGCAGGgcctgtccctgctctcagaggCCATCCTGCGGGGCCGGGCCTTGTTAGCCAACTCCTCGCAGGCGTCGGAGACCCTGCGGCTCCACGTGGACAAAGCTGTCAGCAGCCTGCGCAGCCTCACCTCCCTGCTCCGGGCGCTGGGAGCCCAG AAGGAAGCTGTCTCCCTTCCAGATGCAGCCCCCACTGCTCCACTCCAAACATTCACTGTTGATACTTTGTGCAAACTTTTCCGAATCTACTCCAATTTCCTTCGGGGAAAGCTGAAGCTGTACACAGGGGAGGCCTGCAGGAGAGAGGACAGGTGA